The proteins below are encoded in one region of Sedimentibacter sp. zth1:
- a CDS encoding helix-hairpin-helix domain-containing protein: protein MDYIFPNPNEKICIVKCKDPIDNIHIGEKLSKSSPLYKKIISELEFPFHQSVIKLSQCTRNLMKDTFGPNVLFLSNNAGGFAKCGLNLIEETKSIDYPHLNYVDLFIDEELLNDGSLEIFSHELGHVMMANILKNFPSSNSSKQHLSMGITDYFMAFNEGWAVHFERLTYDFITHYKEIHNLKYNYDRDICRLWQCESDCELRLNGVIDNIYIHNKLLPTTDKLKLNISDTIILEHTSTIFDKTKLKSAQEMLSCEGVIATLFYRISTNKILQNNYLSEDFYNNFLISNINDRSNIKELFTPFENIILKTFWIWYKIKDSLNENSIPFIEFIKMWCECFPQDKQELLKLFISTTVGKTISNDLSDIYEKAAYNGMIGNMQVLIEAINEYKKTFDNLCKMIENGDIAIDENIGKEIWIENTHVKIPKYFWLNEEMIPLKVNLNTASLYDLISFPKITLAKATEILNNRTKKGYYKDVEEVGLDYFI, encoded by the coding sequence ATGGATTATATTTTTCCAAATCCAAATGAAAAAATATGCATCGTAAAATGTAAAGACCCCATTGACAATATTCACATAGGCGAGAAATTATCCAAATCCTCTCCACTTTATAAAAAAATAATTTCAGAGTTAGAATTCCCTTTTCATCAATCAGTTATTAAATTGAGTCAATGTACAAGAAACTTAATGAAAGATACTTTTGGTCCTAATGTATTATTTCTCTCAAATAATGCAGGTGGATTTGCAAAATGTGGACTTAACTTAATAGAAGAAACCAAGTCTATTGATTATCCACATTTAAACTATGTAGATTTATTTATTGATGAAGAATTATTGAATGATGGTAGTCTTGAAATTTTTAGCCATGAGTTAGGTCATGTAATGATGGCAAATATATTAAAAAACTTTCCTTCCAGTAATTCATCAAAGCAACATCTCAGTATGGGAATAACTGATTATTTTATGGCTTTTAACGAAGGTTGGGCAGTCCATTTCGAAAGGTTAACCTATGATTTTATTACACATTATAAAGAAATACATAATTTAAAGTATAATTATGATAGAGATATATGCAGACTATGGCAATGTGAATCAGATTGTGAATTAAGACTAAATGGTGTTATCGATAATATATATATTCATAATAAATTACTTCCAACAACTGATAAATTAAAATTGAATATATCAGATACTATAATACTCGAACACACCTCAACTATTTTTGATAAAACAAAACTTAAAAGTGCACAAGAAATGTTATCCTGTGAAGGAGTTATAGCAACTCTTTTTTATAGAATAAGTACAAATAAGATTTTACAAAACAACTATCTATCAGAAGATTTCTACAACAACTTTTTAATTTCAAACATAAACGATAGGTCTAACATAAAAGAACTATTTACCCCTTTTGAAAACATTATTCTAAAAACTTTCTGGATATGGTATAAAATTAAAGATAGCCTAAATGAAAACTCCATTCCTTTTATAGAATTTATAAAAATGTGGTGTGAATGCTTTCCACAAGATAAACAAGAACTACTTAAATTATTCATATCTACAACAGTAGGAAAAACCATATCCAATGATCTTTCTGATATATATGAAAAGGCTGCATATAATGGAATGATAGGAAATATGCAAGTACTTATTGAAGCTATTAATGAATACAAAAAAACTTTTGACAATTTATGTAAAATGATAGAAAATGGTGATATTGCTATAGATGAAAATATAGGTAAGGAAATATGGATTGAAAACACACATGTAAAAATTCCTAAATATTTTTGGCTTAATGAAGAAATGATACCACTAAAGGTAAATCTTAATACAGCTTCGCTCTATGATTTAATAAGTTTCCCTAAAATCACTCTAGCAAAAGCAACTGAAATTCTTAATAACAGAACAAAAAAAGGATATTATAAAGATGTGGAAGAAGTTGGATTAGATTACTTTATATAA
- a CDS encoding ArsR family transcriptional regulator, with the protein MDQINNLIKRIEKLENAVFEKKTIEHQDTVLPLSDNFNNTVKEVNEKLKSLKANFKEEDSIIFQVVLHNNNTKGDYHLTSLFVLDEEESDEDIETLCNVLSSKQRICILRHLTKNEYSSGELVELTKMAGGHLHHHLKELLLNKFICKNENGKYTATNHGLNVYLTIGALNRRLKYADRINLIKNK; encoded by the coding sequence ATGGATCAAATAAATAATTTAATAAAAAGAATTGAAAAACTTGAAAATGCTGTTTTTGAGAAAAAAACTATTGAACACCAAGATACAGTCCTTCCTCTATCCGATAACTTTAATAACACAGTAAAGGAGGTAAATGAAAAGCTTAAAAGCTTAAAAGCAAATTTCAAAGAGGAAGATAGCATCATCTTCCAAGTAGTACTTCATAACAACAATACAAAAGGAGATTATCATTTAACTTCACTATTCGTTTTAGATGAAGAAGAATCGGATGAAGATATAGAAACATTATGTAATGTTTTATCTTCTAAACAAAGAATATGTATATTAAGACATTTAACTAAAAACGAGTACAGCAGCGGCGAATTAGTTGAATTAACAAAAATGGCTGGAGGACATCTACATCATCACTTAAAGGAATTACTATTAAATAAATTTATATGTAAAAATGAAAATGGAAAATATACTGCAACCAATCACGGGTTAAATGTATATCTTACAATAGGAGCATTAAATAGAAGACTTAAATATGCTGATAGGATTAATTTAATTAAAAATAAATAA